DNA sequence from the Rattus rattus isolate New Zealand chromosome 2, Rrattus_CSIRO_v1, whole genome shotgun sequence genome:
gtagtttcctttttctgtttttaaaatttatttattcactttacatcccaatatcagcgcCCCCTCCCTAGCCCCCCTaccccctcacacagatcctTCTATTAAGTGGTTTCCATACATCAGCAGGAAGCAGGATCTGCATTCAAATTCCGGTTTGTCTAGGGCTAGCGTGAGCTCACAGCCACAGTTGTTTAACCTTTTCTAAATACTTCTGTTAGACTGTTTACTGTTTCCTATGGGGCCTGGTGTTACAGTCCGTAGTCCTTAATTCCCTAGCATCCTTGCAGtatgctttcttctttcaataaatacttgttttatGCTGATCCGAGGGTAGTGAGTTATCTCATTTGGTTGTTCGCAGTCAGCTACAAATACCTCTTTTGTGTTAGTGTACTAGAGTCAAGGAAATGAAACTTTTCCAAGAATGTCCCCTTTGTGCCAGTATAGAGAAAACATTCTTGAGATCAGCTGAACATTCTCAGAGTTACATACTAGGGGGGAAAAGAGGCTGCAAAGACTGGGCGGAATTTTATTCAGAATCGTGGAGGAAAATAGAACAACTTAAGTTATTTTGTGAGCAACGCTTCTTTCAGCAAAGCCTAAACTGAAAAGCTGAAAAGGCTACAATTAAAGGCTGGGCCACGGGTGAGGGCGGGGCCACAGCGGCAAGGGCGGGGCCTCAACTGCAGGGGTTGTACCGGGGACGAGGTTGGTCGCCTCCACAACGACGCTAAGATGGGCGAGGCCTCTAGGCGGAGCCGCAACGGCGGGGGCGGGGCTAGCCTGACTGAGCAACGGAAGCCGAGCAGGCCGGTCGCCTGGGCCGCAGATCTGTGCGTTCTCTGCGGTTGTCGCAATTCCGACCGAGAGACCGCTGGGTTCTTGGCGGCTGGCGGCTGTCCTGCGGGCAGGCACCGGTAGCGGCGGGTGTCCCGCTCCGCCGGCCCAGCTCCCGCGGAATCCCCGGCTGGTCCGGGCCGGAGTGCCGCACTCACGGCGGCTCCGTCGCAGGCACGGAGCGAGGAGCAGCCCGCGTCCTCCGAGGTCAGCGTCATGAGGAGCCTGCCGTTCTTCTGCCGAGGTCAGGTGGTGCGTGGCTTCGGCCGCGGCTCCAAGCAACTGGGCATCCCCACAGGTGAGCGCGTCGCGAGGCCGTGGAGCTCTGGGCCGTAGGCAGGGAACCCGGTAGCCTCGCTCCTGCTGCTAGCGACGAGCTGCGGAGCCCTGTCTTGGAAGGTACTGCAGGTTGAATTGGCCGAACTCTCAAGGTGTTGAAAGTTCTATTCTTCTGATGTTACTCTGTAGTGTTCAGTGACAACACGGGTAGTTCTAGGAGCCAACGTTTATCTAGTCTATGTAGGTTTTAGTAATCAAGACTTGATTGCCCACTCTTAAAAATGATATCCTGAGATGTTCCTTGACTTACTAAATCAACCTTTGTATTTGGGATTTGGGGTTGTGTATTTTGAAAATAAGGATCTTTTTAAGTGAGTCAGCCCACTTAGGAGCGTTACTAGGAAAGAGCAGggactttttgtttgtgttaAAATACAAATAGATGGGGTCTCGCTCGGTTTCCCAGGCTTCTGCCTACTTCCTGAAGCTCTGGGACTAGCCTCCTGAGTGGGATTAGATGGGTAATTTCCAATGAACCTCCGCGTTTATTTTGTGTCTTTGCTTCCACTTGGGCATTTtcgtgtggcttttttttttttttttgagagattcATACACTTGTTTCTCATTTCTAACTTGAGCTgtctgaaaagaagaaattcaagTCAGAATGTGGAGGGTTGGAGTGGTAGCCTTAGAAAAAAAGATCCCGGTAGTGTAATGATTGAGGCTAACCTTTTAATGTGCTTTTAATCAGTATTTAATGTGATGctttagcaatgaatatctatttacttttctttagCCAATTTTCCTGAACAAGTAGTAGACAATCTTCCAGCTGATGTGTCCACTGGCATCTATTACGGCTGGGCCAGCGTTGGGAGTGGAGAGGTCCATAAAATGGTGGTGAGCATAGGATGGAATCCATACTACAAGAATGTGAAGAAGTCCATGGTAAGAGTCACATCTTGCTCTTTTAAATGCACTCAGGACTCCTCAGCTTACTTTAAGGGTTTCTAAGTATTGCCAGAGGAGGTGGCATACTTCGTAGGCTGAGAGAGAGTTCGGGAACAGACTGggtgtggtgtcacacacctttaatctcagcacttgggttGTAGAGAtcgttggatctctgagttcaaggccacactggTATAtatagttctaggacagtcaagactAGGAGAGAGATCCTAATCCATCAGACAAACAACAGGGGAAAAAAGTAGCCTGGTCCATATGCTATCTTACACTTCCACTCAtatcctccacccacccacccccactccacaagcatttatttacttttatttcaatgGAATATTTTCCCCCATGGTTTTACTCTCTGTTTCTTTGAATAAAGAGTCTCATAAGGAGTATATAGTTGGATTAGGTTTTCGTAATAACCTCTCTGCTTTTTGATGGACAACTGTAgtccttttaaattaaatatttttgtgtctatgtgaatgtgcacatgagctcaggtgcccatggagaccagaaaggttggatccactggagctggagttgacCTGAGCTGTCCAgcttggatgctgggaaccaaactcgggtccttatgtgctgttaactgctgagcggTCACCTCAGCCCTCCATTTTGATTTAAAGTGACCGCTGCAACCACACTGTTGGACATGACTGTCATCAGTCCCCAGTGCAGGAGGATGAGGAATAGCACCAGGATTGTActgtgagatcctatctcaaaatagaGTGATTGCCAGAAGGAAGGACTTTGTTTTCAGTATGTCCTAAAAGTGGGCATTTCCACATCCCTCAAAATTACCTGTTTTACTCGGTCATTTTTCTGTTGACACAGGAAAACCGTGGCTCACGCTTTTGAGTCTCTTGCTCGAGCCTCCCTTGTGCTAGATGACAGTTGTGTCACTGTGTAACCTTACCTGGCTTGGAGAGatccacccacctgcctctgcccccgtCTCCACCTGcacctctctctccagcctgggattaaggcatgtgccatcacgcCTTGTTTAGCCTTCCAAGTACCAGGATTACAAGCATGGGCCACTGAACAGACTCAAAAGTGCGGCTCTTTAAAAAGCCTTTCTTTGCATCATTGATTGCCCTAAGATACACTGCTTACTGTAGTGTGGTTTAACCTCATCcctgttctctcctcttttttctttcttccccgcgttgctgggaactgaactaggctTCATATCCAGCAGTGCAGTGTACTAGGTCAGCTTTCCACTTAGCCCGCCTCCTGGCCCCTCTCTCTAAATCACCTTGAGGGTATAGTCTTTTTTTCTGCCCTACTTTCCCCCAGAGCTTACATACTTCTTGTTAGATTTGGGTTAATCTTTTATAGCTCAAGTGTAGAGAAAAAGCAGAGTTAGTGGTAGAGTTTCATTTTATGGTCTTGCTTATAACCCcagctgaccctgaactcctgaaccatcttctgcctcctgagtgccagccAGGCCTGTGCTAAACTTTTAACTTTGAGGAGTTAATAAGAGAGAAGCGTGTCACGGAAAACTGCAGAGTAAAAATGCTGATGTAacagatcagtggttctcaagctccctaatgctgtgaccctttaatacagttccttgtgttgtggtgacacccaaccataaaagtattttcattgttactatAACTATAAgtttgctatggttatgaatcataatgtaaatatttttggagatagaggtttgccaagggGACAAGCCcccaggctgagaactgctgtaATAGATATAGTAATGACCATGAACTCCAACAGAGTTTAAGCCCCTACCGTTGTGTTGATTATTAGTGGGCTGAAAATTGTTGGAGAGATAAGAAAAAGTTTATATGAGAACACTCACCTGTTATTatgtgggaagaggaaagaaaagggaagagaggttatttcatttcctttgtaagCTACTCAGATAACAGAAATAATATTATCAAGCCCATTTCTGGACTTCATGCCTTGAATTCTTCTGATAGAAACTCAGTTGCCCATGATCAGGGTGCTCATGCAGTTCAGGGCAGGCTGTTTacttttaatattgttatttGTCCATATCAGCCATCTATGAGGAATGAATTGCCCTAATAGTTTTGTC
Encoded proteins:
- the Rfk gene encoding riboflavin kinase, which translates into the protein MRSLPFFCRGQVVRGFGRGSKQLGIPTANFPEQVVDNLPADVSTGIYYGWASVGSGEVHKMVVSIGWNPYYKNVKKSMETHIIHTFKEDFYGEILNVAIVGYLRPEKNFDSLESLISAIQGDIEEAKKQLDIPEHLKLKDDNFFQVSKSKIMNGH